The Streptomyces sp. NBC_01275 genome has a segment encoding these proteins:
- a CDS encoding sugar ABC transporter ATP-binding protein has product MSPTERLEPGGAAPAVGAAPAVGLTDVSMAFGGKTVLASVTLDIAPGSVVALLGANGAGKSTLIKILSGVHTDHGGEVRVDGSPVTLNSPLAARQLGIQTVHQRIGEGIVPGLTVAENLVFEELAQKRGNPFLNGRGTLARAREIQAGLGLDWTDAVLKQDVTELGISDRQLLILARALATRPRLLVLDEPTSALSAAEAQRLFALVEKMREDGIAVLYVSHRLGEIDALADRLVVLRDGLLTEDQARPFDWDAALRAMLAQAQEATTARPVREGDQGEVLLSLRGVRLFEGRAPLDLDLRGGEVTGVVGLLGAGKTELARGLFGAEPFATGTAELAGAAYAPRRPSDAIRAGVHLVPEDRHADALVPGWSVAQNISLPFLKSLSWGGLVSRSREDALGREAIDALGVVTRDEHSAVEELSGGNQQKVVVGRWLAETPRVLILDEPFRGVDIGARRDIGRRARALAAEGAAVLVLSADVDEVLEIADRVVVLAAGEVHLDAYGEDAERDRVIQTISASV; this is encoded by the coding sequence ATGTCGCCCACTGAGCGTCTTGAGCCCGGCGGGGCGGCTCCGGCGGTCGGGGCGGCTCCGGCCGTCGGCCTGACCGACGTCAGCATGGCCTTCGGAGGCAAGACGGTCCTCGCCTCCGTCACGCTCGACATCGCCCCGGGCAGCGTGGTCGCGCTGCTCGGCGCGAACGGCGCCGGCAAGTCCACACTGATCAAGATCCTGTCCGGCGTCCACACCGACCACGGGGGAGAGGTACGGGTCGACGGCTCACCGGTCACTCTCAACTCCCCCCTGGCCGCACGTCAGTTGGGCATCCAGACGGTGCACCAGCGGATCGGCGAGGGCATCGTGCCCGGCCTCACGGTCGCCGAGAACCTGGTCTTCGAGGAGCTGGCGCAAAAGCGCGGAAACCCGTTTCTCAACGGCCGCGGCACGCTGGCCCGCGCCCGCGAGATCCAGGCCGGCCTCGGACTGGACTGGACCGACGCCGTCCTGAAGCAGGACGTCACCGAACTCGGCATCTCCGACCGGCAGTTGCTGATCCTGGCCCGCGCCCTCGCCACCCGCCCCCGGCTGCTCGTCCTCGACGAGCCGACCTCCGCGCTCTCCGCCGCCGAGGCCCAGCGGCTGTTCGCGCTCGTGGAGAAGATGCGCGAGGACGGCATCGCCGTGCTCTACGTCTCCCACCGGCTCGGCGAGATCGACGCGCTCGCCGACCGGCTCGTCGTCCTGCGCGACGGCCTCCTCACCGAGGACCAGGCCAGGCCCTTCGACTGGGACGCGGCCCTGCGCGCGATGCTCGCCCAGGCCCAGGAGGCGACGACCGCCCGTCCCGTCCGCGAGGGCGACCAGGGCGAGGTCCTCCTCTCCCTGCGCGGGGTGCGCCTCTTCGAGGGCCGGGCTCCGCTCGACCTCGACCTGCGCGGCGGCGAAGTCACCGGCGTGGTGGGCCTGTTGGGCGCCGGCAAGACCGAGCTGGCCCGCGGCCTGTTCGGCGCCGAGCCGTTCGCCACGGGCACGGCCGAGCTGGCCGGGGCGGCGTACGCGCCCCGCCGGCCCTCCGACGCCATCCGGGCCGGTGTCCACCTGGTCCCCGAGGACCGGCACGCCGACGCCCTCGTGCCGGGCTGGTCGGTGGCGCAGAACATCTCCCTGCCGTTCCTGAAGTCCCTGTCCTGGGGCGGGCTGGTGAGCCGCTCCCGCGAGGACGCCCTGGGCCGCGAGGCCATCGACGCGCTCGGCGTCGTCACCCGCGACGAGCACAGCGCCGTAGAGGAGCTGTCCGGCGGCAACCAGCAGAAGGTCGTCGTCGGCCGCTGGCTCGCCGAGACACCGCGTGTCCTCATCCTGGACGAGCCGTTCCGAGGCGTGGACATCGGGGCCCGGCGCGACATCGGCCGCCGGGCCCGCGCCCTGGCCGCCGAGGGCGCGGCCGTCCTGGTCCTGTCCGCCGACGTCGACGAGGTCCTCGAGATCGCCGACCGGGTCGTCGTCCTCGCGGCCGGCGAGGTCCACCTCGACGCGTACGGGGAGGACGCGGAGCGCGACCGCGTGATCCAGACCATCTCCGCGTCCGTCTAG
- a CDS encoding substrate-binding domain-containing protein: MSRLRLPVAALSLASVSALVLSGCAQSTDASKNTGDTAASASAATGKKPAPFSAGAVKVALVRQSGAGDYFEQWGNGAKAQAKALGIDLTVYDAQADNAKQATDLSSAINSGAKAIIIDHGFPATIQPEIDKAVKKGIKVVVYDVDTATKGVVSTEQDDASMAKAVLDVMAKEVGKDAKVGYVNVAGYAALDKRDTVWKSTVTSEAWKQEFKVGKVTDSTATDNVPLVSAALTQHSDVAGVFAPYDELAKGAVLAVQNKKLQDKVKVFGADVSNADIQQMTAADSPWVATAGTDPSAVGAAVVRTTALELAGQLNKTSVEFPAVAITQDFLREKKIENMDQLREALPALNLSQVSTADWISNVAH, encoded by the coding sequence ATGTCCCGTCTCCGTCTGCCCGTCGCCGCGCTCTCGCTGGCCTCCGTCTCCGCGCTCGTCCTCTCCGGCTGCGCCCAGTCGACCGACGCCTCCAAGAACACCGGCGACACCGCCGCCTCGGCCTCCGCCGCCACCGGCAAGAAGCCCGCCCCCTTCAGTGCGGGCGCGGTCAAGGTGGCCCTGGTCCGCCAGAGCGGCGCCGGCGACTACTTCGAGCAGTGGGGCAACGGCGCCAAGGCCCAGGCCAAGGCCCTCGGCATCGACCTGACCGTGTACGACGCCCAGGCCGACAACGCCAAGCAGGCCACCGACCTCTCCTCGGCCATCAACTCCGGCGCGAAGGCGATCATCATCGACCACGGCTTCCCGGCGACGATCCAGCCGGAGATCGACAAGGCCGTGAAGAAGGGCATCAAGGTCGTCGTCTACGACGTCGACACCGCCACCAAGGGCGTCGTCTCCACCGAGCAGGACGACGCGAGCATGGCCAAGGCCGTCCTCGACGTGATGGCCAAGGAGGTCGGCAAGGACGCCAAGGTCGGCTATGTCAACGTCGCCGGCTACGCCGCTCTCGACAAGCGCGACACCGTCTGGAAGTCCACGGTGACCTCCGAGGCCTGGAAGCAGGAGTTCAAGGTCGGCAAGGTCACCGACTCCACGGCCACTGACAACGTTCCCCTGGTGTCCGCCGCGCTCACCCAGCACTCCGACGTGGCCGGCGTCTTCGCCCCCTACGACGAGCTCGCCAAGGGCGCCGTCCTCGCCGTGCAGAACAAGAAGCTCCAGGACAAGGTGAAGGTCTTCGGCGCGGACGTCTCCAACGCCGACATCCAGCAGATGACCGCCGCCGACAGCCCCTGGGTCGCCACCGCCGGCACCGACCCCTCCGCCGTCGGCGCGGCCGTCGTGCGCACCACCGCCCTGGAGCTGGCCGGCCAGCTGAACAAGACCTCCGTGGAGTTCCCGGCCGTCGCCATCACCCAGGACTTCCTGCGCGAGAAGAAGATCGAGAACATGGACCAGCTGCGGGAGGCGCTGCCCGCGCTGAACCTGTCGCAGGTCTCCACCGCCGACTGGATCTCGAATGTCGCCCACTGA
- a CDS encoding acireductone dioxygenase: MTLLTTWPESGPETLVRRTSDPAEIAAALKPLGVRYEQWPIREDVPFDAGSETVFAAYGPEIEKLNAEEGFTTVDVLGLHPSDDPEFPAKAKAAREKFLQEHTHDDDDEVRFFVSGSGIFYLHVNGEVHAVFCEKGDLLGVPRGTTHWFDMGTNPSFTAIRFFHEEDGWIGAFTGSPIAARFPDYDTIAAGYEADRAAA; the protein is encoded by the coding sequence ATGACGCTGCTGACGACCTGGCCCGAGTCCGGCCCGGAGACCCTGGTCCGCCGCACCTCCGACCCCGCCGAGATCGCCGCGGCCCTCAAGCCGCTCGGCGTGCGCTACGAGCAGTGGCCGATCCGCGAGGACGTGCCGTTCGACGCCGGCAGCGAGACGGTGTTCGCGGCGTACGGCCCGGAGATCGAGAAGCTGAACGCCGAGGAGGGCTTCACCACCGTCGACGTCCTCGGTCTGCACCCCAGCGACGACCCGGAGTTCCCGGCGAAGGCGAAGGCGGCCCGCGAGAAGTTCCTCCAGGAGCACACGCACGACGACGATGACGAGGTCCGCTTCTTCGTCTCCGGCTCCGGCATCTTCTATCTGCACGTGAACGGCGAGGTGCACGCGGTCTTCTGCGAGAAGGGCGACCTGCTGGGCGTGCCGCGCGGCACCACCCACTGGTTCGACATGGGCACGAACCCGTCGTTCACCGCGATCCGCTTCTTCCACGAGGAGGACGGCTGGATCGGCGCCTTCACCGGCTCCCCCATCGCCGCCCGCTTCCCGGACTACGACACGATCGCGGCCGGCTACGAGGCGGACAGGGCCGCCGCGTGA
- the mtnC gene encoding acireductone synthase translates to MDAVVLDIEGTTSATGFVVDVLYPYSRARFAELLTERADEPAVARAIAQVRELTGEADADAAAVEKTLNAWLDDDRKATPLKTLQGVVWAEGFARGDLVSHFYDDVVPALRAWHTAGLALYVYSSGSVAAQRAWFASSPEGDLLPLVSGLYDTENAGPKQEPESYRRIAQATGIAPDRLLFLSDRPGELDAARAAGWRAVGIRRPGEPYFEQGVGDHAQAGTFDEIDISTSRSTS, encoded by the coding sequence GTGGACGCCGTGGTGCTCGACATCGAGGGCACCACGAGCGCCACGGGCTTCGTCGTGGACGTGCTGTACCCGTACTCCCGCGCCCGCTTCGCCGAGCTGCTCACCGAGCGGGCCGACGAGCCCGCGGTGGCCCGGGCGATCGCACAGGTGCGGGAGCTGACGGGCGAGGCGGACGCCGACGCGGCCGCCGTCGAGAAGACGCTGAACGCCTGGCTCGACGACGACCGCAAGGCCACCCCGCTCAAGACCCTCCAGGGCGTCGTCTGGGCGGAGGGCTTCGCACGCGGCGACCTCGTCTCGCACTTCTACGACGACGTCGTCCCGGCCCTGCGCGCCTGGCATACGGCGGGCCTCGCGCTGTACGTCTACTCGTCCGGGTCGGTGGCGGCGCAGCGGGCGTGGTTCGCGTCGAGCCCGGAGGGCGATCTGCTGCCGCTGGTCTCGGGGCTGTACGACACGGAGAACGCGGGGCCGAAGCAGGAGCCGGAGTCGTACCGCCGTATCGCGCAGGCCACGGGCATCGCCCCCGACCGGCTGCTCTTCCTCTCCGACCGGCCGGGCGAGCTGGACGCGGCGCGGGCCGCGGGCTGGCGGGCGGTCGGGATCCGGCGGCCCGGGGAGCCGTACTTCGAGCAGGGCGTCGGCGACCACGCGCAGGCGGGGACGTTCGACGAGATCGACATCAGCACTTCCAGGAGCACTTCATGA
- the mtnB gene encoding methylthioribulose 1-phosphate dehydratase, producing the protein MTVDISALDLEEAGAVLAAESARFASFGWMRGTSGNLSTVLSRDPLRLAVTASGHDKGELTPSDVVVVDGQGAAVSDGKPSAEAELHARVAALTGAGAVVHVHTVASVALGHRHPGGIVFKDVEMLKGVGQPAHDVEVTLPVIANSQDMKVLGDRLEAARNPQMPAVVVAGHGLYVWGADPRQARHHTEVVEWLLELELTRR; encoded by the coding sequence ATGACCGTCGACATCAGCGCACTCGATCTGGAGGAGGCGGGGGCGGTGCTCGCCGCCGAGTCCGCCCGCTTCGCGTCCTTCGGCTGGATGCGCGGCACCTCCGGCAACCTCTCGACGGTGCTCTCCCGTGATCCGCTGCGCCTCGCGGTCACCGCGAGCGGCCATGACAAGGGCGAGCTGACGCCCTCGGACGTGGTGGTCGTGGACGGACAGGGCGCGGCGGTGAGCGACGGCAAACCGTCCGCCGAGGCCGAACTGCACGCGCGCGTGGCCGCGCTGACCGGTGCGGGCGCGGTCGTCCACGTCCACACGGTGGCGTCGGTGGCACTCGGCCACCGGCACCCGGGGGGAATCGTCTTCAAGGACGTGGAGATGCTGAAGGGCGTCGGACAGCCCGCGCACGACGTCGAGGTGACGCTGCCGGTCATCGCCAACAGCCAGGACATGAAGGTCCTCGGGGACCGGCTGGAAGCAGCGCGCAATCCGCAGATGCCCGCCGTGGTGGTCGCGGGGCACGGCCTCTATGTGTGGGGCGCCGATCCGCGTCAGGCCCGCCACCACACCGAAGTCGTGGAGTGGCTGCTGGAGTTGGAGCTGACGCGGCGCTGA
- the mtnA gene encoding S-methyl-5-thioribose-1-phosphate isomerase encodes MSQELRAVEWTGTGLALIDQTVLPHRTETVDVHDVDTLVDAIQRLVVRGAPAIGAAGGYGVAIALLQGEREGWSEGEVRAAVARVRAARPTAVNLMVCVDRVMTRFDEGLDAVLKEAAAVQREDVEANRAMGAFGADWLLGKVGEDRPLRILTHCNTGALATAGWGTALGVIRELHARGRLEVVYADETRPLLQGSRLTAWELVQEGIPHYVQADGAAAGVILRGEVDAAIVGADRIAANGDTANKVGTVGVALACAYAGIPFLVAAPTTTVDLATATGDAIHIELRGEDEVVEWGGVRTAPAESRGHNPAFDVTPGRLVTGLVTERGVLEVASGQLPGEHLK; translated from the coding sequence ATGTCCCAGGAACTGCGCGCCGTCGAGTGGACCGGAACCGGCCTCGCGCTGATCGACCAGACCGTCCTCCCGCACCGCACCGAGACCGTGGACGTCCACGATGTGGACACCCTGGTCGACGCCATCCAGCGGCTCGTCGTGCGCGGCGCCCCCGCGATCGGCGCGGCCGGCGGGTACGGCGTCGCCATCGCGCTGCTCCAGGGCGAGCGGGAGGGCTGGTCCGAGGGCGAGGTCCGCGCGGCCGTCGCCCGGGTCCGCGCGGCGCGCCCGACCGCCGTGAACCTCATGGTGTGCGTGGACCGGGTCATGACCCGCTTCGACGAGGGACTCGACGCGGTCCTGAAGGAGGCCGCCGCGGTCCAGCGCGAGGACGTCGAGGCGAACCGCGCGATGGGCGCCTTCGGCGCGGACTGGCTGCTCGGGAAGGTCGGCGAGGACCGGCCGCTGCGCATCCTCACCCACTGCAACACCGGCGCCCTCGCGACCGCCGGCTGGGGCACCGCCCTCGGCGTCATCCGCGAACTCCACGCGCGCGGCCGCCTCGAGGTCGTCTACGCCGACGAGACCCGCCCCCTGCTCCAGGGATCCCGCCTGACCGCCTGGGAGTTGGTCCAGGAAGGCATCCCGCACTACGTCCAGGCCGACGGGGCCGCCGCCGGCGTCATTCTGCGCGGCGAGGTCGACGCGGCGATCGTCGGCGCCGACCGCATCGCGGCCAACGGCGACACCGCCAACAAGGTCGGCACGGTCGGCGTGGCCCTCGCCTGCGCCTATGCGGGCATCCCGTTCCTGGTGGCCGCGCCCACCACCACGGTGGACCTCGCGACGGCCACCGGCGACGCCATCCACATCGAACTCCGCGGCGAGGACGAGGTGGTGGAGTGGGGCGGCGTCCGCACGGCCCCCGCCGAGTCGCGCGGACACAACCCGGCCTTCGACGTCACCCCGGGCCGACTGGTCACCGGACTGGTCACCGAGCGAGGCGTGTTGGAAGTAGCGTCGGGCCAACTGCCCGGCGAGCACCTGAAGTAG
- a CDS encoding BMP family ABC transporter substrate-binding protein, translating into MPRRHRRSVQFAALAAGTALLATACNAAAKKDDDTSASAGSSGKSFTLVTPDAVGQNEFLKLAVTGVKAAAKQHDGTAKVYESTDTASQQQHVAAAVDAKPDVIVLVGFEFADLVAQQAAKNPKQQFLIVDACTTKTFKNVSCAVFREHEGVYLAGAEAGLLSKSGKVGAVDVLDTPQFRRYSDPFAAGAKKVAAKTETSTRFVGGQSPFDDSARAKEQANTLLAKGYDQIMAAAAAGNYGVFEAAKAKGAYAYGVDVNQCPSAPGTVVDNVIKRTDVAVQKGIESVLTGTTGATVSYGLKEGGISLTGLEDGVDTSKCVIADHKDVLTKVEALRDQIVSGELKVDDPAAS; encoded by the coding sequence ATGCCCCGCAGACACCGCCGCTCCGTGCAGTTCGCCGCGCTCGCGGCCGGCACCGCGCTCCTCGCCACCGCCTGCAACGCCGCCGCGAAGAAGGACGACGACACGTCGGCCTCCGCCGGGAGCAGCGGCAAGTCCTTCACGCTCGTCACCCCCGACGCCGTCGGCCAGAACGAGTTCCTGAAGCTCGCCGTCACCGGCGTGAAGGCCGCGGCGAAGCAGCACGACGGGACCGCGAAGGTCTACGAGTCCACCGACACCGCCTCCCAGCAGCAGCACGTGGCCGCCGCGGTGGACGCGAAGCCGGACGTCATCGTGCTGGTGGGCTTCGAGTTCGCCGACCTCGTCGCACAGCAGGCCGCGAAGAACCCGAAGCAGCAGTTCCTGATCGTCGACGCGTGCACGACGAAGACGTTCAAGAACGTCAGCTGCGCGGTCTTCCGGGAGCACGAGGGCGTGTACCTCGCGGGCGCGGAGGCGGGCCTGCTGAGCAAGAGCGGCAAGGTGGGCGCGGTCGACGTGCTCGACACGCCCCAGTTCCGCCGCTACAGCGACCCGTTCGCGGCCGGCGCGAAGAAGGTCGCCGCCAAGACCGAGACGTCGACCCGCTTCGTCGGCGGCCAGTCCCCGTTCGACGACTCGGCCCGCGCCAAGGAGCAGGCGAACACCCTGCTCGCCAAGGGCTACGACCAGATCATGGCAGCCGCCGCGGCCGGCAACTACGGCGTCTTCGAGGCCGCCAAGGCCAAGGGCGCGTACGCGTACGGCGTCGACGTCAACCAGTGCCCCTCGGCGCCCGGCACGGTCGTCGACAACGTGATCAAGCGCACCGACGTCGCCGTCCAGAAGGGCATCGAGTCGGTCCTGACCGGCACGACGGGCGCCACGGTGTCGTACGGCCTGAAGGAGGGCGGCATCAGCCTGACCGGTCTCGAGGACGGCGTGGACACGTCGAAGTGCGTGATCGCCGACCACAAGGACGTCCTGACGAAGGTCGAGGCGCTGCGCGACCAGATCGTCTCCGGAGAGCTGAAGGTCGATGACCCGGCCGCAAGCTGA